Proteins found in one Luteimonas chenhongjianii genomic segment:
- the bla gene encoding class A beta-lactamase has translation MPTRRHLLIGAGNLLLAATASPLLAAAADDDATLDAALAALEQAAGGRLGIAVLDTGTGRRLGRREEERFPMCSTFKALLAGAVLHAVERGHVRLDQPVDVAAGDLVPYSPYVETRLAQGNARVDDLCRATVTLSDNAAANLLLPLVGGPSGLTAFLRALGDPVTRLDRWEPDLNEAARDDPRDTTSPRAMVDSLQRLLFGDVLRAPLQAVLAAWLIENRTGEARIRAGVPAGWIVGDKTGTCGAGTAADVAVLYPPGRAPLLLAVYVHGAGVSGPAIDALHADVARAVLG, from the coding sequence ATGCCCACACGTCGTCACCTCCTGATCGGCGCCGGCAACCTGCTGCTGGCCGCCACCGCGTCGCCGCTGCTCGCCGCCGCCGCCGACGACGACGCGACGCTGGATGCAGCGCTGGCCGCGCTGGAACAGGCCGCAGGTGGCCGGCTCGGCATCGCCGTGCTCGATACCGGCACCGGGCGCAGGCTGGGTCGGCGCGAGGAGGAACGCTTCCCGATGTGCAGCACGTTCAAGGCGCTGCTGGCAGGGGCGGTGCTACACGCCGTCGAGCGCGGGCACGTGCGCCTGGATCAACCGGTGGACGTGGCCGCGGGCGATCTCGTCCCGTACTCGCCGTACGTAGAAACGCGCCTGGCCCAGGGCAATGCGCGGGTCGACGACCTGTGCCGCGCGACGGTCACGCTGAGCGACAACGCCGCCGCCAACCTGCTGCTGCCCCTGGTCGGCGGGCCTTCGGGATTGACCGCGTTCCTGCGCGCACTCGGCGATCCGGTCACGCGCCTGGACCGCTGGGAACCGGACCTCAACGAGGCCGCGCGCGATGATCCGCGCGACACCACCAGCCCGCGCGCGATGGTCGACAGCCTGCAGCGGCTGCTGTTCGGGGACGTGCTGCGCGCGCCCTTGCAGGCAGTCCTCGCCGCATGGCTGATCGAGAACCGCACTGGCGAGGCGCGCATCCGCGCGGGCGTGCCGGCAGGCTGGATCGTCGGCGACAAGACCGGTACCTGCGGCGCGGGTACGGCAGCGGACGTGGCCGTGCTATATCCGCCCGGTCGCGCGCCACTGCTGCTGGCGGTCTATGTGCACGGCGCCGGGGTGAGCGGGCCCGCGATCGACGCGCTGCACGCCGACGTGGCCCGCGCCGTGCTCGGCTGA
- a CDS encoding multifunctional CCA addition/repair protein, whose product MEIYLVGGAVRDRLLGLSPGDRDHVVVGETQASMEAAGFRPVGRDFPVFLHPATQEEHALARTERKSGRGYRGFVVDADPSVTLEQDLGRRDFTINAIAQAPDGTLIDPYGGRSDIEARVLRHVGPAFCEDPLRVLRAARFMARFAPLGFTVADETMALMRGMVDAGELEALTPERVWQELARALASRSPSAFLRTLHDCGALAVVLPEVDALYGVPQRAEFHPEVDTGVHVELVVDMAARLAPGDARIGFAALTHDLGKALTPADRWPRHVGHEHTGIRPLEALCARLKVPAEHRDLAIIACREHLNIHRIEELRDATLHDLIARCDGFRKPARIDQLATVCECDKRGRLGSAEAAYPQADLLRRAHAAALAINARELVAEGITGPAIGKALRKAQIAAIARSRSPD is encoded by the coding sequence ATGGAGATCTATCTGGTGGGTGGCGCGGTGCGCGACCGGTTGCTCGGACTGAGCCCGGGTGACCGGGACCACGTGGTCGTGGGCGAAACCCAGGCTTCGATGGAAGCGGCCGGCTTTCGCCCGGTCGGGCGGGATTTCCCGGTCTTCCTGCATCCCGCGACCCAAGAGGAGCACGCGCTCGCGCGGACCGAGCGCAAGTCCGGACGCGGCTACCGCGGCTTCGTCGTCGACGCCGATCCTTCGGTCACGCTGGAGCAGGATCTGGGGCGCCGCGACTTCACGATCAATGCGATCGCCCAGGCGCCGGACGGCACGCTGATCGATCCTTACGGCGGCAGGTCCGACATCGAGGCACGGGTGCTGCGTCACGTGGGCCCGGCGTTCTGTGAAGATCCGCTGCGCGTGCTGCGCGCGGCGCGGTTCATGGCGCGTTTCGCGCCCTTGGGCTTCACGGTCGCCGACGAGACCATGGCGTTGATGCGCGGCATGGTGGACGCCGGTGAGCTCGAGGCGCTGACGCCCGAGCGGGTGTGGCAGGAGCTGGCGCGCGCACTGGCATCCCGGTCGCCTTCGGCCTTCCTGCGCACGCTGCACGACTGCGGTGCACTCGCGGTGGTGCTACCGGAAGTGGACGCGCTCTACGGCGTGCCGCAGCGCGCCGAATTCCATCCCGAGGTGGATACCGGGGTCCACGTCGAGCTGGTCGTCGACATGGCCGCGCGCCTCGCGCCGGGGGATGCGCGCATCGGATTCGCCGCGCTGACCCACGATCTGGGCAAGGCCCTGACCCCTGCAGACAGATGGCCGCGCCATGTCGGCCACGAGCACACGGGCATCCGGCCGCTCGAGGCCCTGTGCGCGCGACTGAAGGTGCCCGCCGAGCACCGCGATCTCGCGATCATCGCCTGCCGTGAGCACCTCAACATCCACCGCATCGAGGAACTGCGCGATGCCACGCTGCATGACCTGATCGCGCGGTGCGACGGCTTCCGCAAGCCCGCACGTATCGACCAGCTGGCCACGGTGTGCGAATGCGACAAGCGCGGCCGGCTGGGCAGTGCCGAGGCTGCCTACCCGCAGGCCGACCTGCTGCGGCGCGCCCATGCCGCGGCGCTCGCGATCAATGCGCGCGAGCTGGTGGCCGAAGGCATCACCGGCCCGGCGATCGGCAAGGCGCTGCGCAAGGCCCAGATCGCGGCGATCGCCCGGTCGCGCAGTCCGGACTGA
- a CDS encoding class I SAM-dependent methyltransferase — MSASVQGPSEDALAHSARLRALIHAQIAEAGGAIPFWKFMELALYAPGLGYYSAGAAKFGAAGDFVTAPELGALFAECIAEAFAPVLREIGSDAQFLEIGGGSGAFAGDALSHLAALDATPARYAILEPSADLRERQRAHLQQRLPAALFARVEWLDGPMPGDWQGALFANEVVDALPTPRFVIGEGEVYEEYVTRDGDGFGRTLHPADALLGAAVRHVERQRGAPLPDGYRSELLPQLPYWVQAVAGGLTRGAMLFVDYGYARREFYRDDRDAGTLRAFHRHQVSGDVFALPGLQDLTASVDFTALAEAGTHAGFDFAGYCNQTSLLLGNRLEQRLAAHEALAADEAARYALRQQAKRLTLPGEMGEAFQAIGFAKDVEFDHAFLIGDMSHRL; from the coding sequence ATGTCCGCTTCTGTCCAGGGTCCGTCCGAAGACGCGCTCGCGCACAGTGCACGGCTGCGCGCACTGATCCATGCGCAGATCGCCGAGGCGGGCGGCGCGATTCCGTTCTGGAAATTCATGGAGCTGGCGCTCTACGCGCCCGGGCTGGGGTATTACAGCGCCGGCGCGGCGAAGTTCGGCGCGGCGGGCGATTTCGTCACCGCGCCCGAACTGGGCGCGCTGTTCGCCGAATGCATCGCCGAGGCCTTTGCGCCGGTGCTGCGCGAGATCGGCAGCGATGCGCAATTCCTCGAGATCGGGGGCGGCAGCGGTGCGTTCGCCGGCGATGCGCTGAGCCATCTCGCGGCCCTCGATGCGACGCCTGCGCGCTACGCGATCCTCGAGCCCAGCGCCGACCTGCGCGAGCGGCAGCGCGCCCACCTGCAGCAGCGCCTGCCGGCGGCGCTGTTCGCCCGCGTCGAATGGCTCGACGGCCCCATGCCCGGCGACTGGCAGGGCGCGCTGTTCGCCAACGAGGTCGTCGATGCGCTGCCGACGCCGCGCTTCGTCATCGGCGAGGGCGAGGTCTACGAGGAATACGTGACCCGCGACGGCGACGGCTTCGGCCGGACCCTGCACCCGGCCGATGCGCTGCTGGGCGCGGCCGTACGTCATGTCGAGCGCCAGCGCGGCGCCCCGCTGCCCGACGGTTACCGCTCCGAACTTCTGCCGCAGCTGCCGTACTGGGTGCAGGCCGTCGCCGGCGGCCTGACCCGCGGCGCGATGCTGTTCGTCGATTACGGCTATGCACGCCGCGAGTTCTACCGTGACGACCGCGACGCCGGCACGCTGCGCGCATTCCACCGCCACCAGGTCTCGGGCGATGTGTTCGCGCTGCCGGGCCTGCAGGATCTCACCGCATCGGTCGACTTCACCGCGCTGGCCGAGGCCGGCACCCACGCGGGGTTCGACTTTGCCGGCTACTGCAACCAGACCTCGCTGCTGCTCGGCAACCGGCTCGAACAACGCCTGGCCGCGCACGAGGCCTTGGCCGCCGACGAGGCCGCCCGCTATGCGCTGCGCCAGCAGGCCAAGCGGCTCACCCTGCCGGGCGAGATGGGCGAGGCTTTCCAGGCGATCGGCTTCGCGAAGGACGTGGAGTTCGACCACGCCTTCCTGATCGGCGACATGAGTCACCGGCTGTGA
- a CDS encoding lytic transglycosylase domain-containing protein, which produces MPPTHRVNPPTFRSVLTRALLLLFALGLPLAVCAQAPDDAAFRAAMQAAERGQPVDPAMRSHPAAAWLEFASLRRNLDTLPLAQGRDFIARHQGAPVAEVFREAWLRALAKREEWAAVREAWAPGITNTALRCIELDARARTGATDAQWTRDAQALWRSTGASLPNECDAPLATLAARGGLDDALRWERFDLAVAAQDVGVMRSIARGLSGSQQALAEDYAAFMQAPHDRALQWPKTARSRLVASHGLAKYAKDDPLGAERRLPALAEALGFGETENGRVLYQAALWTVASYLPDSARLLNRVPESAYDERLHEWRVREALARKDWAAALAAIRKMGPAQRSQSRWTWFQARMTELTGDRSGAQPLFREAAKQPDFHGFLAADRLGQPYALCPLDFSPSSDARARVAADPALLRALALYRIDRPGWAAREWADALTRFDDTQRRIAVQVAQESGWYDRGVLGLGRQPEESRLYTLRFPLTQQALIERESQRHGLDPAWVAAEIRAESTFNPNARSPADARGLMQVMPATGAAVAQRLGLPWSGPEGLYDPATNVAIGTAYLREKKDMYQLPYVAIAAYNAGPTPTGRWLAQRPDMDPDIWIETISYRETREYVARVLAFSVIYDWRMYGKAAPLDARMRGTSDARTRTFACPAS; this is translated from the coding sequence ATGCCGCCGACCCACCGTGTGAACCCGCCGACATTCCGCTCAGTGCTCACGCGCGCACTGCTGCTCCTGTTCGCACTGGGCCTGCCCCTGGCCGTCTGCGCGCAGGCGCCCGACGACGCCGCGTTCCGCGCCGCGATGCAGGCCGCCGAACGCGGCCAGCCGGTCGACCCGGCGATGCGGAGCCATCCCGCGGCCGCCTGGCTGGAGTTCGCCTCGCTGCGCCGCAATCTCGACACCCTGCCGCTGGCGCAGGGGCGCGACTTCATCGCCCGGCACCAGGGCGCGCCGGTCGCCGAGGTGTTCCGCGAAGCCTGGCTGCGTGCGCTGGCCAAGCGCGAGGAATGGGCCGCGGTGCGCGAAGCCTGGGCACCGGGCATCACCAATACCGCGTTGCGCTGCATCGAACTCGACGCGCGCGCGCGCACCGGCGCCACCGACGCCCAGTGGACGCGCGATGCCCAGGCCCTGTGGCGCAGCACCGGCGCCTCGCTGCCGAACGAATGCGATGCGCCGCTCGCGACGCTCGCAGCGCGCGGCGGCCTCGACGATGCCCTGCGCTGGGAGCGCTTCGACCTGGCCGTCGCGGCGCAGGACGTCGGCGTGATGCGCAGCATCGCCCGTGGCCTGTCCGGCAGCCAGCAGGCCCTTGCGGAGGACTACGCCGCCTTCATGCAGGCGCCGCACGACCGGGCGCTGCAGTGGCCGAAGACCGCGCGCAGTCGTCTCGTCGCCTCGCACGGCCTGGCGAAATACGCCAAGGACGATCCACTGGGCGCCGAGCGCCGGCTGCCGGCGCTGGCGGAGGCGCTGGGCTTCGGCGAAACCGAGAACGGCCGCGTGCTGTACCAGGCCGCGCTGTGGACCGTGGCCTCCTATCTGCCCGATTCGGCGCGGCTGCTCAACCGCGTGCCCGAGAGCGCCTACGACGAACGCCTGCACGAGTGGCGCGTGCGCGAAGCCCTGGCGCGCAAGGACTGGGCGGCGGCACTGGCCGCGATCCGCAAGATGGGCCCGGCCCAGCGCAGCCAGTCGCGTTGGACCTGGTTCCAGGCGCGCATGACCGAACTCACCGGCGATCGCAGCGGCGCCCAGCCGCTGTTCCGCGAAGCGGCGAAACAGCCCGATTTCCACGGTTTCCTGGCCGCCGACCGGCTGGGCCAGCCGTATGCGCTGTGTCCGCTGGACTTCTCCCCCTCGAGCGATGCGCGCGCCAGGGTGGCCGCCGATCCCGCCCTGCTGCGCGCACTTGCGCTGTACCGCATCGACCGTCCTGGCTGGGCGGCGCGCGAATGGGCCGACGCGCTCACCCGCTTCGACGACACCCAGCGACGCATCGCGGTGCAGGTCGCGCAGGAAAGCGGCTGGTACGACCGCGGCGTTCTGGGGCTGGGCCGCCAGCCGGAGGAATCGCGGCTCTACACCCTGCGCTTCCCGCTGACCCAGCAGGCGCTGATCGAACGCGAGTCGCAGCGGCACGGCCTCGACCCCGCGTGGGTCGCGGCGGAGATCCGCGCCGAGAGCACGTTCAATCCCAATGCGCGCTCGCCCGCCGACGCCCGCGGCCTGATGCAGGTGATGCCGGCGACCGGCGCCGCGGTCGCGCAGCGCCTGGGCCTGCCCTGGAGCGGGCCCGAGGGCCTCTACGACCCGGCCACCAACGTCGCGATCGGCACTGCCTACCTGCGCGAGAAGAAGGACATGTACCAGCTGCCCTATGTCGCCATCGCCGCCTACAACGCGGGGCCGACACCCACCGGCCGATGGCTGGCGCAGCGTCCGGACATGGACCCCGACATCTGGATCGAGACCATCAGCTATCGCGAGACGCGCGAGTACGTCGCCCGCGTGCTGGCCTTCAGCGTGATCTACGACTGGCGGATGTACGGCAAGGCCGCACCGCTGGATGCACGCATGCGTGGCACCAGCGACGCCCGTACCCGGACCTTCGCCTGCCCGGCCAGCTGA
- a CDS encoding VanZ family protein, whose protein sequence is MSRRPRLGRSFKPLRRPALWGGLWIAAIAVVVVLSLAPSVPMPDVRSGDKLGHFLAYFTLAAAAVQLYARWPALLGAGIGLVLLGIGLEYAQGALTDTRMQDPADAFANTLGVIVGLSTRLTLFRDALLRWDTRGLGGRGR, encoded by the coding sequence GTGAGCCGACGTCCGCGTCTGGGCCGGTCGTTCAAGCCGCTGCGGCGGCCGGCGTTGTGGGGCGGGCTGTGGATCGCCGCGATCGCCGTTGTCGTGGTGCTGTCGCTGGCGCCGTCGGTGCCGATGCCGGATGTGCGGAGCGGCGACAAACTCGGCCATTTCCTTGCCTACTTCACGCTCGCCGCGGCCGCGGTGCAGCTCTACGCACGCTGGCCTGCGCTGCTCGGCGCCGGCATCGGCCTGGTGCTGCTGGGCATCGGTCTTGAATATGCGCAGGGCGCGTTGACCGACACGCGGATGCAGGATCCCGCTGATGCCTTCGCCAACACGCTGGGGGTGATCGTCGGCCTGTCCACGCGGCTGACGCTGTTCCGTGACGCGCTGCTGCGGTGGGACACCCGCGGACTCGGCGGGCGCGGACGCTGA
- a CDS encoding glyoxalase superfamily protein, giving the protein MQTVIPQLRMTDADRSLAFYAALGFAVDREHRFDSGMPLFAQLTRDGQTLFLTAHAGGCAVGGAVYFKVVDVDACARAFAAAGVPIMQAPWNTDWGTREMVLIDPDHNRLRFAQHAD; this is encoded by the coding sequence ATGCAGACCGTGATCCCGCAGCTGCGCATGACCGATGCCGACCGCAGTCTCGCGTTCTATGCCGCGCTCGGCTTCGCCGTCGACCGGGAACACCGCTTCGACTCCGGTATGCCGCTGTTCGCGCAGCTCACCCGCGACGGGCAGACGCTCTTCCTGACCGCCCATGCCGGCGGTTGTGCGGTCGGCGGCGCCGTGTACTTCAAGGTGGTCGACGTCGATGCCTGCGCGCGCGCATTCGCCGCTGCCGGCGTGCCGATCATGCAGGCGCCGTGGAACACGGACTGGGGCACGCGCGAGATGGTGCTCATCGACCCCGACCACAACCGGCTGCGGTTCGCGCAGCATGCAGACTGA
- a CDS encoding CNNM domain-containing protein, with translation MPVPPRPAPRWFGLLLALPLPAAAATATAGSGDVLDITLMLVYLGLAIVLSFLCSIAESVLLSITPSFIAHLRAERPHLAGTLKTLRYDRIDQSLAAILTLNTIAHTAGAVGAGAKASDAFGSAWVGVFSAVATLLILFLSEIVPKSLGAQYWRQLAAPVASFVRLLIVVLYPLIRLSDMLTRLISRGRRAHVFNREEFIAMAGVGERSGDILPRESRVLRNLFRMAELRAEDVMTPRPVVAALRDDTTVSQALADPRVAPFSRIPIYRQDIDDADAFVLRAELLQAEARDEGGGPLRPLARELRSVPEGMPLTALLDFLLDGRQQIVLVVDEYGATRGLVTMEDVVETLLGQEIVDESDRVDDMQRLARRRWEERAAAHGLAVSPGDHEHDRSDPANPGGAQG, from the coding sequence GTGCCCGTCCCGCCACGCCCGGCGCCCCGGTGGTTCGGTCTGCTGCTGGCCCTGCCGCTACCCGCGGCGGCAGCGACGGCGACGGCCGGCTCGGGTGACGTCCTCGACATCACGCTGATGCTGGTCTATCTGGGCCTGGCGATCGTGCTGTCCTTCCTGTGCTCGATCGCCGAATCGGTGCTGCTCAGCATCACGCCGTCGTTCATCGCCCACCTGCGGGCCGAGCGTCCGCATCTGGCCGGCACGCTGAAGACGCTGCGCTACGACCGCATCGACCAGTCGCTGGCCGCGATCCTCACCCTCAATACGATCGCCCACACCGCCGGCGCCGTCGGCGCCGGAGCCAAGGCATCCGACGCGTTCGGCAGCGCGTGGGTGGGGGTGTTCTCGGCAGTGGCGACCCTGTTGATCCTGTTCCTGTCGGAGATCGTGCCCAAGTCCCTCGGCGCGCAGTACTGGCGGCAGCTTGCCGCGCCCGTGGCCAGCTTCGTGCGCCTGCTGATCGTGGTGCTGTACCCGCTGATCCGGCTGTCGGACATGCTGACGCGGCTGATCTCGCGCGGGCGCCGGGCGCATGTCTTCAATCGCGAGGAGTTCATCGCGATGGCCGGCGTGGGCGAACGGAGCGGCGACATCCTGCCGCGCGAATCGCGGGTGCTGCGCAACCTGTTCCGCATGGCGGAGCTGCGCGCCGAAGACGTGATGACCCCGCGCCCGGTGGTGGCCGCGCTGCGCGACGACACCACGGTCTCGCAGGCGCTTGCGGATCCACGCGTCGCGCCGTTCTCGCGTATCCCCATATACCGGCAGGACATCGACGATGCGGATGCCTTCGTGCTGCGTGCCGAACTGTTACAGGCCGAGGCCCGCGATGAGGGCGGCGGGCCGCTGCGGCCACTGGCGCGCGAATTGCGCAGCGTGCCCGAAGGCATGCCGTTGACCGCGCTGCTGGATTTCCTGCTCGACGGCCGCCAGCAGATCGTGCTGGTGGTCGACGAATACGGCGCCACCCGCGGGCTGGTGACGATGGAGGACGTGGTCGAGACGCTGCTCGGCCAGGAGATCGTCGACGAGAGCGATCGCGTCGACGACATGCAGCGGCTGGCACGCCGTCGCTGGGAGGAGCGCGCCGCCGCGCACGGACTGGCGGTCTCGCCCGGCGATCACGAACACGATCGATCGGACCCTGCCAATCCGGGCGGCGCTCAAGGCTGA
- a CDS encoding DUF72 domain-containing protein encodes MNDLFSSAPSPVHGIRTGIGGWTFPEWRDNFYPKGLVQKRELEYASRRLTAIEINGTFYGAQKPATYAKWGSETPPGFVFSLKAPRHIVGARALAGTAKQIAGFVEGGIAELGDHLGPLLWQFAPQRRFDADDVEAFLALLPDSVDGLPLRHAVEVRHPSFQSETWLRLARARGVATVFTDSSDYPSFADITGDFIYARLMASRENSPTGYPGLQLDAWAQRALQWARGEAPGDLPYAGARDAAPVVPRETFVFFISAAKARNPAAAMALQQRLEAAAK; translated from the coding sequence ATGAATGACCTGTTCTCGAGCGCGCCGTCGCCGGTCCACGGCATCCGTACCGGCATCGGTGGCTGGACGTTTCCGGAGTGGCGCGACAACTTCTACCCCAAGGGCCTGGTGCAGAAGCGCGAGCTCGAGTACGCCAGTCGCCGGCTGACCGCGATCGAGATCAACGGCACCTTCTACGGCGCGCAGAAGCCCGCGACCTATGCGAAGTGGGGCAGCGAGACGCCGCCGGGCTTCGTGTTCTCGCTCAAGGCGCCGCGCCACATCGTCGGCGCGCGTGCGCTGGCCGGTACTGCGAAGCAGATCGCGGGTTTCGTCGAAGGCGGCATCGCCGAACTCGGCGACCATCTGGGCCCGCTGCTGTGGCAGTTCGCGCCGCAGCGGCGTTTCGATGCCGACGATGTCGAGGCTTTCCTCGCACTGCTGCCCGACAGTGTCGATGGCCTGCCGCTGCGTCATGCAGTCGAGGTGCGGCATCCGTCGTTCCAGAGCGAAACCTGGCTGCGGCTGGCGCGCGCGCGTGGCGTGGCGACGGTGTTCACCGATTCCAGCGACTATCCGTCGTTTGCCGACATCACCGGCGACTTCATCTATGCGCGACTGATGGCCAGCCGCGAGAACAGCCCGACCGGCTACCCCGGTCTGCAGCTCGATGCCTGGGCCCAGCGCGCGTTGCAGTGGGCCAGGGGCGAGGCACCTGGCGATCTGCCCTATGCCGGCGCGCGCGACGCCGCGCCGGTCGTGCCGCGCGAGACCTTCGTGTTCTTCATCTCCGCCGCCAAGGCGCGCAACCCCGCCGCGGCGATGGCGTTGCAGCAGCGCCTGGAAGCGGCCGCGAAGTAG
- a CDS encoding aminoglycoside phosphotransferase family protein — protein sequence MSAALPSNAPTAPADDDAARAAARLSWARDASGDATLTLVRASMDAGFRSYWRGEAHGLSRIVMDSPPELEDVRPWLRIRDLLEMHGVRVPHVRARNVESGFLLLEDLGGETCLQALDSLDTDALMEAAFEQLLRLQAIAPPDDLPAFDAAMLQRELALFEDWFLGRHLGVTLSDAERADWEAVQAHLVAAMLAQPQVLVHRDFMLRNLMPVEGGVAVLDFQDAVIGPIAYDVACLLRDAFHSWPVAQAEAWLAQYHARAQAAGLPVPALPRFAHDAALTGVQRHLKVMGIFARLHHRDGKPKYLADAPRFLAYLDAVVPRDPALAPLGALLDCHVRPHLSAT from the coding sequence ATGTCCGCTGCCCTGCCTTCCAACGCGCCGACCGCGCCTGCCGACGACGACGCCGCCCGCGCCGCTGCGCGCTTGAGCTGGGCACGCGATGCGAGCGGCGACGCGACGCTGACGCTCGTGCGCGCCTCGATGGATGCCGGTTTCCGCAGCTACTGGCGCGGCGAGGCGCACGGCCTGTCGCGCATCGTCATGGATTCGCCACCGGAGCTGGAGGACGTACGCCCGTGGCTGCGCATCCGCGATCTGCTGGAGATGCACGGCGTGCGCGTGCCGCACGTGCGCGCGCGCAACGTCGAATCGGGGTTCCTGCTGCTCGAGGATCTCGGTGGCGAAACCTGCCTGCAGGCGCTGGATTCGCTCGATACCGACGCACTGATGGAAGCGGCATTCGAACAGCTGCTCCGATTGCAGGCGATCGCGCCACCGGACGATCTGCCGGCGTTCGATGCGGCCATGCTGCAGCGCGAACTCGCGCTCTTCGAAGACTGGTTCCTCGGCCGCCACCTCGGTGTCACGCTGTCGGACGCCGAGCGCGCGGATTGGGAGGCGGTGCAGGCGCATCTGGTCGCCGCGATGCTCGCGCAGCCGCAGGTGCTGGTGCATCGCGACTTCATGCTGCGCAATCTGATGCCGGTCGAAGGCGGCGTCGCGGTGCTGGATTTCCAGGATGCGGTCATCGGGCCGATCGCCTACGACGTGGCCTGCCTGCTGCGCGATGCCTTCCACAGCTGGCCCGTCGCGCAGGCCGAAGCCTGGCTGGCGCAGTACCACGCCCGCGCGCAGGCGGCCGGGCTGCCCGTGCCGGCGCTGCCCCGGTTCGCGCACGATGCCGCCCTCACCGGTGTGCAGCGCCATCTCAAGGTGATGGGCATCTTCGCGCGCCTGCACCACCGCGACGGCAAGCCGAAGTACCTCGCCGACGCGCCGCGCTTCCTGGCCTATCTCGATGCGGTGGTGCCGCGCGACCCCGCCCTCGCGCCGCTCGGCGCGCTGCTCGACTGCCACGTGCGGCCGCATCTGTCCGCCACCTGA
- the purT gene encoding formate-dependent phosphoribosylglycinamide formyltransferase, with translation MVTLGTPLSTSATRVLLLGSGELGKEVAIELQRFGVEVIAADRYADAPAMQVAHRSHVLDMLDPAALRALIESEQPHLVVPEIEAIHTDTLVALEQGGLNVVPTARATRLTMDREGIRRLAAETLGLPTSPYRFVDTREEYRAAIDAVGLPCVVKPVMSSSGKGQSTVRSEADIDAAWDYAQTGGRAGAGRCIVEGFIDFDYEITLLTVRHAGGTAFCAPIGHVQIAGDYRESWQPQAMSPAALQRAREVARAVTDDLGGRGVFGVELFVKGDEVWFSEVSPRPHDTGLVTLASQELSEFALHARAILGLPVPVDADGVVLQAGPAASCALLAQGTGVPVFSNVDVALRAPHSAVRLFGKPRVDGQRRVGVTLARAGDVDAARTIARDAAAAIGVELR, from the coding sequence ATGGTCACTCTCGGCACGCCGCTCTCCACCTCCGCCACCCGCGTGCTGCTGCTCGGCTCGGGAGAGCTGGGCAAGGAGGTCGCGATCGAGCTGCAGCGTTTCGGCGTGGAGGTCATCGCCGCCGACCGTTACGCCGACGCCCCGGCGATGCAGGTCGCGCACCGCAGCCATGTGCTCGACATGCTCGATCCGGCCGCGCTGCGCGCGCTCATCGAGTCCGAGCAGCCGCATCTGGTGGTGCCGGAGATCGAGGCGATCCACACCGACACTCTGGTCGCGCTGGAGCAGGGCGGCCTGAATGTCGTGCCGACCGCGCGCGCCACGCGGCTGACGATGGACCGCGAAGGCATCCGCCGGCTTGCCGCCGAGACCCTCGGCCTGCCGACCTCGCCCTATCGCTTCGTCGACACCCGCGAGGAATACCGCGCCGCGATCGATGCGGTCGGCCTGCCCTGCGTGGTCAAGCCGGTGATGTCGTCCTCGGGCAAGGGCCAGAGCACCGTGCGCAGCGAGGCCGACATCGATGCGGCCTGGGACTACGCGCAGACCGGCGGCCGCGCCGGTGCGGGGCGCTGCATCGTCGAGGGCTTCATCGACTTCGATTACGAGATCACCCTGCTGACCGTGCGCCATGCCGGGGGCACCGCGTTCTGCGCGCCGATCGGCCATGTGCAGATCGCCGGCGACTACCGCGAGAGCTGGCAGCCGCAGGCGATGTCGCCGGCGGCATTGCAGCGCGCACGCGAGGTGGCGCGCGCGGTCACCGATGATCTGGGCGGCCGTGGCGTGTTCGGCGTGGAGTTGTTCGTCAAGGGTGACGAGGTCTGGTTCTCCGAGGTCTCGCCGCGCCCGCACGACACCGGCCTGGTCACGCTGGCCTCGCAGGAACTCAGCGAGTTCGCCCTGCATGCGCGCGCGATCCTCGGCCTGCCGGTTCCGGTGGACGCCGACGGCGTGGTGTTGCAGGCCGGCCCGGCCGCCTCGTGCGCGCTGCTCGCGCAGGGCACCGGCGTGCCGGTGTTCTCCAATGTCGACGTCGCCCTGCGCGCACCGCACAGCGCGGTGCGGCTGTTCGGCAAGCCGCGGGTGGACGGCCAGCGCCGGGTCGGCGTGACGCTGGCGCGTGCAGGCGACGTCGACGCTGCACGCACCATCGCCCGTGACGCCGCCGCCGCGATCGGCGTCGAACTGCGCTGA